The DNA segment CTGACCCTAGCCCGACTAGAAAACTCCCTGTAGAGGACGGCCCGAACCCTTGCAGAGAGCAAGGTTCTTCATACTCGACCTGGAAAGGAGAAGATCCAAGGGCCCTGGGTGTTCTCAACCTGTTATCTGCTGGACAGAGACCAGGAAAGCTTCTGGACTGATTTTGCAGACGATGCCACTATTGGGCGAGGACCGAAGTGGGTTTCGGGAGATACGTGAAACCCTGCCGGACTCTGATGCAAGCAGACACTGAATCTGAGAACAAAGAGGCAAGCACGCAGACGTGAGAGGATATCCACAAACATCTCTTCAATCCAGAATTTCAGGACTTGGGGGTCATTGCATTGCAAAGTCAAAATGTTGTTTTTGTGCTTCATTCTGTTGTCAGTTGCCTTAGGCAATTCCATTGCCTTGGGAAATTCGGCAGATTTTCCCATGCTCcaaccaaaagaaaacatttgggAAACTTTGGCCAATGCAGCAGGTTTGGACACCATCTGCTTGACACGTTCAAGACTGAAAAAACTGTGTTCAACATGTCTTCTGAGCTTGCCAGTGAGTGAATGGCCAATTCCAAAGAACATCCCTCCCGAGGTTTCACAGGTCATTTCGAATCCTGTGGACGGATGGGAGGTTTGGACACATTTTCTCCCAATGGTTCCTTTTGAACCTCAAGAATTGGAAATTCTTGGTTCAGTGACAATGAATTTTTGTATAGAATTTGGCATTTCAGGAGTGaagcaaacaaataataaaatgataGATGTCGccccaaataatttcatttccagAATGCCTCTTCttggtgtaattacaccaaGGTGTCAAACAGACCATCCCGCCAAGCCCCAGTGCAATTGCCACAAGGGGTCTTTTTCATTTGTGGGGACAggatttggcctgctatccctgcaaatgCCACAGgcggtccatgcagcattggaAAACTTTCATTGCTACCACCCGATTTGACAATCTTGAGAGGGAAAAAGCAtagggggaaaagaaatattaaaaaatatgatcCAAAGTGTGATGATAATGCTTATACATGGAACAAGGCTCAGAGAATTGTGGCTGCAATATTCTCGCCACAAGCAGCATCAGGGGTAGCCGTGACTCACCTGGATCGGATGGGGTGTTGGTTGAGCAAACACGCTCATGCTGTCTCTCTTGCACTGAGTGACGTGCTAACAGATGTCAACAGTGGAAGACGGGCAACTCTTCAGAACAGAGTGGCAATCGGTTATTTAttgctgacacatgggcacgggtgtgaagaatttgaaggcatgtgctgcatgaactcgTCAGATCATTCGAAATCTATCCACGAAATTATATATCGATTGTAGGAATGTATAGACAAATTTGGAGAAGTTACTGCATCTTGGTTGAAtgatttgtttgatttttttttgacCTCTCACGATTGAGGAGGGAAGTTTTGAAAATGGCTTTTTATATTCTAGTAGGTCTTGCCAGTCTTCTGCTTATTTTGCCAGGCCTTTTTCAATGTGTGAGGCGAGCCATGAACAGGGCTGCCAGAGAGGTGTTTTTGGTGCAACGAGAAAGGGGAGCTGTCGgagtccagagcatccctctggctgccctggatgacTCCAGCCCCTGGCAAAGGGCACAGCAAACTTGGCAGCAAATGGAAAACACCTCTGGATTCGATTTTAGCACCTAGGAGAGGGTGCCAACCTTACATGaggaattaaaagcaaaaagggTTTGAATGATGTAATAAGTAAATTGACAtggggtggaaaagtagaattttgggatttgttaGAATGAAAttcaggggtacaagatggaggaacCTGGGCGTGCGCtagcttcttcttccttcttcttgtcctccatgtcttggcGTGACAGGGACACTTTTCTGTAGGTTTAGGATAGGGACACCTTGTCCAACGTAGATTTTAGGTATTGGTACAGAAATTGTAAATATTGTACACATAATTTTGGGTATACAATGTGAGAGCCGCCTGGGGCGGGAAGGAGACTGCCACGGCTTCTGTGCTAGCTGGACCTCGGCAGGTCAGAAAGAAACTCTTgtagataaagaaaaaaaacaaccttaaaaaGTCGGCTTCACGCATTCCAGACCTCTTCTCCAGCAGCCGGGATAGGGAAAAAGGACTTTCACACTGTCGGGGTCTTGCCCAGTGACCCCGACAGGGAGGGAGGTGCCGAGCCAGGCTGGATGCCGCTGCGGCCCTGCCTGTCCTGCAGCCTGCGCTGCCCGGCTCGGGAACGGCGGGCACGGAAGGGAAGGTGGCAGGGCCCTCACTCAGCGCAGGCTCCGCAGCGGGCAGGCGGGATGccggagctgctggcagagctgcaggacgCCGTGGGCTCGCAGCTCGTTGTCACTCCGGCCCGGGCAGGTGAGACGGGGCCCCTGCAGCAGCCGCGcagccggggctgggcaggaggcgCCCGCCAGCCGGCAGCTGCCCGGCCTGTGGGAGCGAGGGAAACAGGCAAGGAGGGCTTTGGCCTCGGCTCCCTcggctgctgcaggtgggaagGGCGGAGCAGCGGCTGAggtcctggcagcagcaggggctggtgAGGCGGCAAGAGCGCAGCCCGACCAGAGCCCTCGGGAAAGAAGCTCCGAGCCCACCGCGGGCCCGCGGAGGTATCCGTGGGGTTGgagtgctcctgtcccctgTGGCCGGGGCAGCAGCCGCCCACCCGCCCAGGCCGCCGGCGCTGCCCTCCTGTGTCGGCCCGCAGCGCCCTGGCCCGGTGCGGGCTCGGCGCGGTGCGGGCGTGTGTGAGCGGAGCAGCCCCGGACAGCGCCCGGTGCCGCAGTGCCCGGCAGCGCGgggggatggggcagggcagctcccgccgccgccgcggcgaGGGACCGGGACGTGCTGCCCGTGGGGAATCGCTGCGGTGCCGCCGGGTGGGGAGCAGCGGCAGTTCCCGCTGCTCCGTCTGCTCCGGGGGGAGCCCGGGACGAGAGTCCGGGAAGTTCGGGTCGATCGCGTAAGGAAGGGTCGGGGAAAGCGGGATCCCGGCCAGGTGAGGGACCCCCTGAGAGTGACAGCGGGATACGGGGATCAGGAGGAAGAGAGACTTTAGTGTGGATTTTTTAGGTGCTTGTAATGTGAGGGGGTCAAAGCTCTTTTATATTTCCTGGGACAGCCTTGGGAGGAAGCACTTGAGGTCGTTTCTGTATTCCTGCGGTAGCAGCCAGTGGGTctagggagggagggaaaggcgATTGTGCCATGGGAAAGCTGGGCTGAAAGGGGTGAGGGAACGTGAGGTCTGGATATCGGAGCGGGTGTTCCGGGCAGCTCCGGGGCCAGCGTGAGTGAGAGGAGCCGCAGCTGGAAGGGGCGTCGGTGCCCGCGGTGCGAGTGGATCCGTGCGTGGGGAAAGCGGCGGCAGGGAGTGCGGTGCAGGGTGAGAGCGGGCAGTTAGCTGCGGAGCGCGGCTGCCGAGCCGCAGGGGCCGGAGCGGCGGGGCaggggcggcggagcggcggcgtTATCGGCGGCAGCGCGGGCGTCGGGAGGCGCGTGCGGTCGCCGGcgccgccgggagccgccgcggGGTGACcgcctccttcctgccctggcgGCGAGGCGAGCGCGGGGCCGCAGCCGCGGCAGCAGCGCCATGTGCCAGCGCCGCCGCGAGGGACCGGGGAGCTGGCACCTGGCAGCgccgcgcggggccgggggctgctgccaccccccGCGGGGGCTGCGAGCTGCCGGGAGGGGAGCGCCCCGAGCGTGGGGCCTTTGAACTTCGCAGGTGCCCGAGCTAGATGTGGTCCCGCGGAAGGTGTCGGTAGGATGTGGGCTGAAGGCTGTCGTCGCCGCCAGGAGGGCTCTTGtcgggctccagcagcaccgtTGGAGGCCCgggggatggaggcagggcCCCCGCGGGGCAGGTGCAGTGGGGGGGCTGTCTCCCCCCGGGGACATCCGGGTGGCAGCCCACTGTGGCGAAGCGTGTGACGCCAGAAGCGCAGGCGAGGCTCATATTTGGGCACGGAGCAGGTTATTGGAggccgcggccccgcagccgGGAGATGAGGCGCCTGATAAAGGCTGCCCCGGTGCTGCTGCCTGCGTTGGCTCGGGCGCAGACCTGAGGGAGCTTCCCGGCTGCGCCGGCTCGGGGCCGGTGCCGTGGGGCCGGTGGCCATGGGGCCGGTGGCggcgctggggctgctgctgtgcgTGCGGCTGTGTGCGGGTGAGtggcggcgggcgggagcggggcccgcGGCGGTGGCGGGCCCGGCTCAGCAGCCCCCGTGCCGCAGGCTCCGGGCAGCTGCGTCTGgtgggcggcggcgggcgctgtGCCGGGCGCGTGGAGGTGGAGCACGGCGGTGAGTGGGGCTCCGTGTGCCTCTACGATTTCGACTGGGAACCTCGCTGGGCCGCGGTGGTGTGCcggcagctgggctgtggccgGGTGGCCAAGGCGTCCCCGTACGCCCCGTTCGGGCAGGGCACTGGGCGGATCTGGCTGCAGCTCTTACTCTGCCGAGGTGGTGAGAGTGCGCTGGAGGAGTGTCCACACTTGGGATGGGGACTGCACTTATGCGGCCACGACCGGGATGTGGGGGTGACCTGCACAGGTAAGGGGACACGCTGGCCGTGCAGGGACAGGCACGTTGTGCTGGAGCATCCTGGGCAGGTCTGAGCCGTGCCGGTGCCCCTGTGCAGATGCCGTGGAGCTGAGGCTGGCGGGCGGCAGCAGTCCCTGTGCCGGGAGGGTGGAGGTGAagctgcagggacagtggggCTTGGTGGGAGACGACGTCTGGGACATGGAGGACGCCGAGGTGGTttgccagcagctgggctgtggctcgGCTTCCAAAGCCAACTACGCCCGTGAAACCTTCGGCATAGGGAATGGGCTCATCAGCCTGGCCAGGGTGGACTGCGGTGGGTACGAGGCCATGCTCTGGGACTGTGAGATCCGTAACTGGGGACCCTATAAATCCTTAAGCCATTACTGGGACACAGCTGTTGTCTGCCAAGGTAGGAGCTGGGCTTATGGGGGCACGGGGCACTGCCTGCGCATCCCTTGACACTGGTCCTGCAGGATTCTCCCGGCTAGTCGGAGGTGATGGAGCCTGTGCCGGGCGCCTGGAGGTGCGTCGGGGCCGGGCCTGGGTCGGTGTCTGTGAGGATCAGGTGGACATGAAGGCGGCCCAGGTggtgtgcagggagctgggctgcgGTGAGGCGCTCGCCATTCCTGGCAGCGCTCGATTTGGGAGAGGATCAGGGTCATTCTGGGACGGTGACTTCCAGTGCAATGGCACCGAGTCCCTGCTCAGTGCGTGTGCCCGGCGTCTGCCCCTCAGCCAGGCCTGCGCCGGCCCTGCCAGCGTCATCTGCTCCGGTAAGTGCTGGGGACGGCGGGAGCTGTTGGGGTCCCTGCGGCATCGCCCCCCTGACCGCTGTTCGTGCCGCAGCCTACACGGGCTTCCGGCTGGGGAACAGCAGCTCGGGATGCTCCGGGCGAGTGGAGGTGGCAGTGAGGGGGACGTGGGGATCCGTGTGCGCCAGCGAGTGGGACCTGGCCGATGCGCACGTCCTGTGCCGCCACCTGGGCTGCGGCCGCGCCTCCAGCGTGCCCCCGGGAGGCTCCTTCGGCagcggggaggggacactgcgGCCGGACGCCTTCGGCTGCCACGGGAGCGAGCGGCACCCGGGCGAGTGCCCCGTGGCCGTGCTGGGGAAGCCGCCCTGTGTGCCCGGAAA comes from the Taeniopygia guttata chromosome 5, bTaeGut7.mat, whole genome shotgun sequence genome and includes:
- the LOC140684217 gene encoding scavenger receptor cysteine-rich type 1 protein M130-like; the protein is TSQVPELDVVPRKVSVGCGLKAVVAARRALVGLQQHRWRPGGWRQGPRGAGAVGGLSPPGDIRVAAHCGEACDARSAGEAHIWARSRLLEAAAPQPGDEAPDKGCPGAAACVGSGADLRELPGCAGSGPVPWGRWPWGRWRRWGCCCACGCVRVSGGGRERGPRRWRARLSSPRAAGSGQLRLVGGGGRCAGRVEVEHGGEWGSVCLYDFDWEPRWAAVVCRQLGCGRVAKASPYAPFGQGTGRIWLQLLLCRGGESALEECPHLGWGLHLCGHDRDVGVTCTDAVELRLAGGSSPCAGRVEVKLQGQWGLVGDDVWDMEDAEVVCQQLGCGSASKANYARETFGIGNGLISLARVDCGGYEAMLWDCEIRNWGPYKSLSHYWDTAVVCQGFSRLVGGDGACAGRLEVRRGRAWVGVCEDQVDMKAAQVVCRELGCGEALAIPGSARFGRGSGSFWDGDFQCNGTESLLSACARRLPLSQACAGPASVICSAYTGFRLGNSSSGCSGRVEVAVRGTWGSVCASEWDLADAHVLCRHLGCGRASSVPPGGSFGSGEGTLRPDAFGCHGSERHPGECPVAVLGKPPCVPGNAAAVNCSGAGFVTTLRLVGGQSLCDGRLEESITSPAWRRVPLEQWKSWDVNVVCSMLGCGQARDVYSALGTAAALSSSPSLVDIRTDEMDGVLDVGSALTGSPEEMDDQLEGRGNVSGMGPALNSSLEEMAITCSGSQQVRLAGSSGRCAGRVEVYSGGSWSSVCQEGWELQDAAVVCRELGCGTALEAPSRARFGAGTGPLWPYVPDCSGSEESLWECGRTERRECGRGGGAGAVCSEQLSVRLAGGPGRCRGYLEVSYNGTWGRVCATGTSTDTGTAVCRQLGCGHRGWLSAVPTQQPSLAWLAWVGCEDGARSLWGCPSAPWHLQSCGTGGYAQVECEEDSDGTSEGRTTPYPEGATSTGVPSRSPSAVAVGTVPVPTVLCVVLGTLLCLSLGALALLLCRARARRRGPGRAADAISNAVYEELDYKAVPVYQEVPTPPGSLSEGRVKKLPYYTGDSVEGSDTEAAPDPPARPEQGTPEGYDNVLDVPQEAPAPSTGDISEGVTRQKSICVLPTGERAQSCPVPSVEPLQGRVCVWGQAGPQHRSMGAVL